The Bacillus sp. Y1 genome has a window encoding:
- a CDS encoding FMN-binding negative transcriptional regulator — protein MYIPKYFKVTNVDEIWDFVQQNSFGTIVTTQQGKPIATHLPLGLNKKGDDYYITGHLAYGNPQWRTFETCEDVLVMFQGPHAYISSSWYGHEAVPTWNYQAVHMYGRASILEKDELIEELTTMLHKYEKHRENPVLWDKLSPDLLESQLKGIVGFKIKVGEIQAAYKLSQNRNETDYRNIIDKLQNEKNPNSKQMAELMEKRGKKNS, from the coding sequence ATGTATATTCCAAAATATTTTAAGGTAACAAATGTTGATGAAATTTGGGATTTTGTTCAACAAAACTCTTTTGGCACGATTGTCACAACACAACAAGGGAAACCAATTGCGACTCATTTGCCTTTAGGGTTAAATAAAAAGGGTGATGATTATTATATAACTGGGCATTTGGCTTATGGAAATCCTCAGTGGAGAACATTTGAAACCTGTGAAGATGTGCTCGTTATGTTTCAAGGACCGCACGCGTACATTTCTTCTTCTTGGTATGGACATGAAGCAGTTCCAACATGGAATTATCAAGCCGTCCATATGTATGGGAGAGCGAGCATTTTAGAGAAAGATGAGTTGATAGAAGAATTAACAACCATGCTTCATAAATATGAAAAACACCGTGAAAATCCTGTTTTATGGGATAAACTTTCTCCTGATCTCTTAGAAAGTCAACTGAAAGGTATCGTTGGATTTAAGATTAAGGTGGGAGAAATACAGGCTGCATATAAATTAAGTCAGAACCGAAATGAAACGGATTATCGTAACATCATTGATAAATTACAAAATGAAAAAAATCCAAATTCGAAACAAATGGCAGAGCTGATGGAAAAGAGGGGAAAGAAGAACAGTTAG
- a CDS encoding DUF3231 family protein, producing METHNPIRLTAPEIASLWTQYIFDTMSICFLRYALEHIEDHEVKSIYQTSLEVSKKHVQEITVFLLKENHPIPRGFTEKDDVNIHAPRLYQDPFYLNYLYIMTLQGMTGYALSVGNSIRSDLRKYYITCMSETMELFDQSINLMLSKGLFTRPPIITPPKSIDFVKHQSFLTGWLGEHRPLNAIEIGDITFNMLKMHLHAALKVGFIQVAQSKEVRQHFKRGLDIANKHIKIFESVFEEDHLNSPISWQSMITNSTSMTFSDKYMMYQIQLSAQLSLSYYGSALSVNARRDIGAKYLRLILELLHFADDGANIMIKNGWLEQPPLASDRESLAKERNDK from the coding sequence TTGGAGACACATAACCCCATTCGATTAACTGCTCCGGAAATTGCAAGCCTTTGGACTCAATACATTTTTGATACAATGTCCATTTGTTTCCTTCGTTATGCACTCGAACATATCGAAGATCACGAAGTCAAATCGATCTACCAAACTTCCCTTGAAGTATCCAAAAAGCATGTCCAAGAAATTACAGTATTCTTGCTAAAAGAAAATCACCCTATTCCACGGGGGTTTACCGAAAAAGACGACGTAAACATTCACGCACCACGTCTTTATCAAGATCCTTTTTACCTAAATTATCTTTATATCATGACTTTGCAAGGAATGACTGGGTATGCTTTATCTGTTGGTAATTCAATTCGTTCTGACTTACGGAAGTATTACATTACCTGTATGTCTGAAACGATGGAGCTTTTTGATCAATCCATTAATTTAATGCTTTCAAAAGGACTTTTTACTCGACCTCCTATTATTACACCACCTAAATCGATCGATTTTGTAAAGCACCAAAGTTTTTTAACTGGGTGGTTGGGAGAACATCGTCCGCTGAATGCTATCGAAATTGGAGATATTACTTTCAATATGTTGAAAATGCATTTACATGCTGCTTTAAAAGTGGGATTCATCCAAGTAGCTCAATCAAAAGAGGTTCGTCAACATTTCAAGAGGGGGCTAGACATCGCCAATAAACATATAAAAATATTTGAATCGGTATTTGAGGAAGATCATTTAAATTCACCTATTTCCTGGCAATCGATGATCACCAACTCTACCTCTATGACCTTTTCAGACAAATATATGATGTACCAAATTCAATTGTCTGCACAGTTAAGCCTTTCATATTATGGTTCTGCTTTAAGTGTCAATGCAAGAAGAGATATAGGTGCTAAATACTTACGACTGATTTTAGAACTTTTACACTTTGCTGATGACGGAGCAAACATAATGATAAAAAATGGATGGTTAGAGCAGCCTCCATTAGCAAGTGACCGAGAATCGCTTGCAAAGGAAAGGAATGATAAATAA
- a CDS encoding pyridoxamine 5'-phosphate oxidase family protein has protein sequence MGKVYSSILPKHEEFIKKQRIFFVGSAPLSADGHVNISPKGHDVLRIFSPNEVAYLDLTGSGNETSAHLIDNGRMTFMFLAFEGPPMILRLYGKGKVVLPDSPEWNDMAKHFDILPGYRQIIHAKIETVKTSCGFSVPFYSYMGERDTLQQWAINKSEQGLEEYRKEKNTISMDGIVTPLGKCLSNFNND, from the coding sequence GTTTATTCTTCAATACTTCCAAAACATGAAGAGTTTATAAAAAAACAACGGATTTTTTTCGTTGGATCAGCACCACTATCAGCAGACGGACATGTTAACATTTCGCCTAAAGGTCATGATGTACTAAGGATATTTTCTCCAAATGAGGTCGCTTATTTAGATCTAACTGGTAGCGGAAATGAAACAAGTGCCCATTTAATAGATAACGGTAGAATGACATTTATGTTTTTAGCTTTTGAAGGTCCCCCGATGATCTTACGTCTATACGGAAAAGGTAAGGTTGTATTACCAGACTCACCAGAATGGAATGACATGGCTAAGCATTTTGACATCCTTCCTGGATATCGTCAAATAATCCATGCCAAGATTGAAACGGTAAAAACGTCATGTGGATTTAGTGTACCTTTTTATTCATACATGGGTGAACGTGATACTCTTCAACAGTGGGCTATCAATAAAAGTGAACAAGGCTTAGAAGAATATCGTAAAGAGAAAAATACTATAAGTATGGACGGAATAGTGACACCATTGGGAAAATGTTTATCCAACTTTAATAACGATTAA
- a CDS encoding GNAT family N-acetyltransferase, translating to MTINIKKCTLKDLHQLQEISYETFNETFKDQNSPENMIAYLERAFNLNQLEKELSNISSEFFFVYFDNEVAGYLKINSNDAQSEEMGVEALEIERIYIKTKFQKHGFGKYLLNKAMEIAMERHKKEIWLGVWEKNENAIAFYKKMGFVQTGVHSFHMGDEEQMDFIMTKTLL from the coding sequence ATGACGATAAATATAAAAAAGTGTACCCTTAAAGATTTACACCAACTTCAAGAAATTAGTTATGAAACTTTCAATGAGACATTTAAAGATCAGAATTCACCTGAAAATATGATTGCTTATTTGGAAAGGGCATTTAACTTAAATCAATTAGAAAAAGAACTATCCAATATTTCTTCAGAATTCTTTTTTGTGTATTTTGATAATGAAGTAGCTGGGTATTTAAAGATCAATAGCAATGATGCTCAGTCTGAAGAAATGGGTGTGGAAGCACTCGAAATCGAGAGGATTTATATAAAGACCAAATTCCAAAAACATGGCTTTGGTAAATATCTGCTAAATAAAGCTATGGAAATTGCGATGGAGCGTCATAAAAAGGAAATCTGGCTAGGCGTATGGGAAAAAAATGAGAACGCCATTGCTTTTTATAAAAAGATGGGGTTTGTGCAAACAGGAGTCCATTCTTTTCATATGGGTGATGAAGAGCAAATGGACTTTATCATGACCAAAACACTCTTATAA
- a CDS encoding biotin transporter BioY — MKNQQLKLRMMIVTALFAAIIGVMAQITIPLPLVPITGQTLAIGLAATILGSRYGTLSVILYLIIGSAGVPVFAEFSGGISKLIGPTGGYLVGFVPTAFLIGWFMEKRAFNFKNAVIANSIGTLVTLALGTAWLKIAAELSWSAAFAGGFTPFIIVGLIKAVLASWIGILVRNRLISARLLFSEKIDQRKSA; from the coding sequence ATGAAAAATCAACAATTGAAATTAAGAATGATGATTGTGACAGCACTTTTTGCTGCAATTATTGGCGTAATGGCCCAAATTACCATTCCACTTCCGCTCGTTCCAATTACAGGTCAAACCCTTGCCATAGGCTTAGCAGCAACCATTCTAGGTTCTCGTTATGGAACACTATCGGTCATTTTATATTTAATTATTGGTTCTGCAGGAGTACCAGTATTCGCTGAATTTTCAGGTGGAATTTCAAAGCTTATTGGACCAACTGGAGGATATTTAGTTGGCTTCGTTCCAACTGCCTTCCTTATCGGGTGGTTTATGGAAAAAAGAGCCTTCAACTTTAAGAATGCTGTGATTGCCAATAGTATTGGAACGCTCGTTACTTTGGCATTAGGTACTGCTTGGCTAAAGATTGCTGCCGAGCTTTCTTGGTCAGCTGCTTTTGCAGGAGGATTTACTCCATTTATCATTGTTGGGTTAATCAAGGCTGTCCTTGCTTCGTGGATTGGTATCTTAGTTCGAAACCGATTAATTTCTGCTAGGCTATTGTTTTCAGAAAAAATAGACCAAAGAAAATCAGCCTAA
- a CDS encoding helicase, producing the protein MLNSNEKIYPECSFKSRTVEVGGLTKWELIEKLQKTSILINEFGERLLADDKFTTSKTKYSLQIVELTVGNLGFPDGATTEQIFKRANELGLKLCPIELGPYLRLQYLDQPEGFSGKLPKHQAPSGSITIASEILTEDDDFPKGFYLRRINGVLWLRGYLADHLHVWNPDDHFIFCKNRRSEKSSGI; encoded by the coding sequence ATGCTTAATTCAAATGAAAAGATTTACCCTGAGTGCTCTTTTAAATCCAGAACAGTAGAGGTTGGCGGACTTACGAAATGGGAACTTATCGAGAAACTGCAAAAAACCTCTATCTTGATTAATGAGTTTGGAGAGAGGCTGTTGGCTGATGATAAGTTTACGACGTCTAAAACAAAGTACAGCCTGCAAATCGTTGAACTAACCGTAGGGAATCTGGGCTTTCCTGATGGAGCTACAACGGAACAGATCTTTAAAAGAGCAAACGAACTTGGGTTAAAATTGTGTCCAATTGAGTTAGGACCATACCTACGACTACAGTATCTGGACCAACCTGAAGGGTTTTCAGGAAAATTACCAAAACATCAAGCACCATCAGGCTCGATCACCATCGCATCTGAGATACTAACGGAAGATGATGATTTTCCGAAAGGCTTTTATCTTAGACGAATAAACGGAGTTTTGTGGCTACGTGGATACCTTGCTGACCATCTGCATGTTTGGAATCCGGATGACCATTTTATCTTTTGCAAAAATAGAAGAAGTGAAAAATCATCAGGGATTTAA
- a CDS encoding DUF3231 family protein — translation MLNIIETIMDAMKSQSDQDKDQPLHVGEVMACWIYLSGLELAKVSVQAGINTTSDEELKSILEEDMKLGNSQRKRLHDFLVKEGVPLPSAPEDMPKSDSNSIPPGVKFNR, via the coding sequence ATGTTAAATATAATAGAAACCATCATGGATGCTATGAAATCACAATCTGACCAAGACAAGGACCAACCTCTTCATGTGGGAGAAGTGATGGCATGCTGGATATATTTATCAGGCCTTGAATTAGCGAAAGTATCTGTTCAAGCAGGGATCAATACCACATCCGATGAGGAACTAAAATCAATTCTTGAAGAAGATATGAAATTAGGGAACAGTCAAAGGAAAAGACTCCATGATTTTCTGGTTAAGGAAGGGGTTCCGTTACCTTCTGCGCCAGAAGATATGCCCAAATCAGATTCTAACAGTATTCCCCCGGGTGTTAAATTTAACAGATGA
- a CDS encoding DUF1259 domain-containing protein, producing the protein MSSSCERLARIIGGTAQVSNGVCVVSRLRNIDASILNRRTRSPLALPFALSFENQQNGTTLNLGETVILQKEINPFISALRKRDIIVTALHNHWLFDEPRLMYIHWEKIDNPFEFARDSFEAAKEAGLF; encoded by the coding sequence ATGTCATCAAGTTGTGAAAGATTAGCAAGAATTATAGGTGGTACTGCTCAAGTCTCAAATGGAGTATGTGTCGTTTCAAGACTAAGAAACATTGATGCATCAATCCTCAATAGAAGAACAAGATCCCCATTAGCTTTACCGTTTGCATTATCATTTGAGAATCAACAAAATGGGACAACACTTAATCTAGGTGAAACAGTCATTCTTCAAAAGGAAATTAATCCTTTTATATCAGCTCTTCGAAAAAGAGATATAATAGTTACAGCTCTACACAACCATTGGTTATTCGATGAACCAAGACTAATGTATATCCACTGGGAAAAAATTGATAATCCTTTTGAATTTGCTAGAGATAGTTTTGAGGCTGCTAAAGAAGCAGGCTTATTTTAA
- a CDS encoding AraC family transcriptional regulator, whose translation MQIKNFKVDHSLKELTEHRTVVLPFACYETTINQNINGYIPLHWHDEFQFVRIIKGEAIFQINEEIVVVREGEGLFINGGCLHMAKDMNDSGCVYICLNVLPSFVLSQELYSTFVYPYIQATNIPYLLLDSKELWARTILDSMMKIRQLRKENPPYYEIDISVHLTNIWKNLIMNGVPLEYEQSEIVKSQRMKLMLNWVHQHYAEKILLDDIARAGQLSRSECCRYFKRMLKKTPLNYVTDYRIQKSLILLQQLDSNVTDVAYQVGFNSTSYFIDKFRNTIGMTPLAYKRYKRNSSLVNE comes from the coding sequence ATGCAAATAAAAAATTTTAAGGTTGACCATAGTTTAAAAGAATTAACAGAACATCGAACCGTGGTGTTACCCTTTGCATGTTACGAAACCACCATTAATCAAAATATCAATGGATATATCCCGCTTCATTGGCATGATGAATTTCAGTTTGTTCGGATAATAAAAGGAGAAGCCATTTTTCAAATTAATGAAGAAATTGTTGTTGTTCGAGAAGGGGAAGGACTATTTATAAATGGTGGCTGCCTACATATGGCAAAAGATATGAATGATTCTGGCTGTGTTTATATTTGTTTAAATGTTTTACCAAGTTTTGTCCTCTCACAAGAACTTTATTCCACCTTTGTATATCCTTATATTCAGGCGACGAATATCCCTTACTTACTCCTAGATTCCAAAGAGCTTTGGGCGAGGACAATTCTAGACTCGATGATGAAAATTAGACAGTTGAGAAAAGAAAATCCACCGTACTATGAGATCGACATCAGTGTACATCTAACGAATATCTGGAAGAATTTAATCATGAATGGTGTTCCATTAGAGTACGAACAGTCGGAAATCGTAAAAAGTCAACGAATGAAGCTAATGCTCAATTGGGTCCATCAACATTACGCAGAGAAAATCCTTTTAGACGACATTGCGCGTGCTGGTCAATTAAGCCGTTCTGAATGTTGTCGTTATTTCAAACGAATGTTGAAGAAAACCCCCTTGAATTACGTAACCGATTACCGAATCCAAAAAAGTCTTATTTTATTGCAACAATTGGATTCTAATGTCACAGATGTTGCCTATCAGGTTGGATTTAACAGCACAAGCTATTTTATTGATAAATTTCGAAACACGATAGGCATGACACCATTAGCCTATAAAAGGTATAAAAGGAACAGCTCACTGGTGAACGAATAG
- a CDS encoding MarR family winged helix-turn-helix transcriptional regulator has product MKEILREIGMIARALDSISNIEFKEYDLTKGQYLYLVRICENPGIIQEKLAEMIKVDRTTAARAIKKLEINGFIEKKEDQYNKKIKKLFATKKGENVFPFIKRENNYSNIVALDGFTENEVETIFNLLQRVRKNVEKDWEYVKKGNKRNY; this is encoded by the coding sequence ATGAAGGAAATTCTTCGTGAAATTGGAATGATAGCAAGGGCATTAGATTCCATAAGTAATATAGAATTTAAGGAATATGACCTGACAAAAGGGCAGTATTTGTACCTTGTGAGAATATGTGAAAACCCAGGTATCATTCAAGAAAAGTTAGCTGAGATGATAAAAGTCGACCGAACAACAGCAGCTCGTGCGATTAAAAAACTGGAAATCAACGGCTTTATTGAAAAAAAAGAAGATCAATATAACAAAAAAATCAAAAAACTCTTCGCAACAAAGAAAGGGGAAAATGTTTTTCCTTTCATAAAAAGAGAAAATAATTATTCCAATATTGTGGCATTAGATGGGTTTACCGAAAATGAAGTAGAAACCATTTTCAATCTTCTTCAAAGAGTAAGAAAAAATGTTGAAAAAGACTGGGAATATGTAAAAAAGGGAAACAAGAGAAATTATTGA
- a CDS encoding YczE/YyaS/YitT family protein, with the protein MKYVFYVFGILILTLGISFTIQSDLGTSPFDALLVGLSIHVGLTVGSWEVIIALLLIGCNSLLKRQKPEFLGLLTAFITGIGIDMWLFLLHHFVTPELWYSKAVCFGIGLVFIGLGTATYLHTNFAPIPVDRSTIIIKELTRTNIFFSRTIIYLVFLIMAILFKGPIGIGTLLTVCLGGLILNYFMPFTEKVLNRILTRSSKSPNYDIERST; encoded by the coding sequence GTGAAATATGTTTTTTATGTATTTGGAATTTTAATATTAACGCTAGGTATTTCATTCACTATACAATCAGACCTTGGAACTTCCCCTTTTGATGCACTTTTGGTAGGACTGTCCATACATGTGGGCCTTACTGTAGGAAGTTGGGAAGTAATAATAGCTTTACTATTGATAGGTTGTAATTCACTTTTAAAAAGGCAAAAACCAGAATTTTTAGGGTTGTTAACAGCATTCATAACGGGTATCGGTATTGATATGTGGCTTTTTTTATTACACCATTTTGTAACACCTGAACTATGGTACAGCAAAGCCGTTTGTTTTGGAATTGGCTTAGTTTTTATAGGATTAGGAACTGCAACATATTTACACACAAATTTTGCACCGATTCCCGTTGACCGATCAACCATAATCATAAAAGAATTAACTAGAACAAATATATTCTTTTCGAGAACAATCATTTACCTCGTATTCTTGATCATGGCAATACTCTTCAAAGGACCTATTGGCATTGGAACTTTATTAACTGTTTGTTTAGGCGGACTAATACTTAATTACTTCATGCCATTTACTGAAAAAGTATTAAACCGTATATTAACACGCTCTAGTAAATCACCAAATTATGATATAGAAAGATCCACTTGA
- a CDS encoding GNAT family N-acetyltransferase, protein MNVKRVTNEEDLRVAFTIRKEVFVKEQGVPLEDEFDQFDTLNGLCKHILVHYNEQPVGTGRIRFIDGVGKLERICILEPYRKFGLGKIIIKALEEIAEEQEASQVKLHGQTQAEGFYKKLGFHTSSPIFMEDGIPHILMLKQLFNNKEVE, encoded by the coding sequence ATGAATGTAAAAAGAGTAACGAACGAAGAAGATTTAAGGGTAGCATTTACAATTAGAAAAGAAGTATTTGTGAAGGAACAAGGCGTACCACTAGAGGATGAATTTGATCAATTTGATACACTAAATGGACTTTGCAAACACATCTTAGTCCATTACAATGAGCAACCAGTTGGAACGGGAAGGATAAGATTTATTGATGGAGTAGGAAAATTGGAAAGAATCTGCATCCTTGAACCCTACCGTAAATTTGGGTTAGGAAAAATCATTATAAAAGCGTTAGAAGAAATTGCGGAAGAACAGGAAGCGTCGCAGGTTAAATTACATGGGCAAACACAGGCGGAAGGTTTTTATAAAAAACTCGGTTTTCATACTTCATCACCTATCTTTATGGAAGATGGTATTCCACATATTCTAATGCTCAAACAACTGTTTAATAATAAAGAGGTCGAGTAA